The following coding sequences lie in one Silene latifolia isolate original U9 population chromosome 5, ASM4854445v1, whole genome shotgun sequence genomic window:
- the LOC141655358 gene encoding fatty acyl-CoA reductase 2, chloroplastic-like, translating to MERSFKSGESVNGRNVVNGNSSSSVPSFDVAKELELAPSLAKEFEVKKVSQKMKELGLERSRKYGWLDTYGFTKAMGEMLLNSVGGDFPVVILGPSVIESTYQDPFPGWIEGNR from the exons ATGGAGAGGTCATTTAAGTCTGGGGAGAGTGTTAATGGCAGAAATGTCGTCAACGGAAATTCATCAAGTTCAGTCCCTTCATTTGATGTTGCAAAAGAGCTGGAATTAGCTCCTAGCTTAGCAAAAGAATTTGAAGTGAAAAAAGTGTCTCAAAAGATGAAAGAGTTAGGACTAGAGAG GTCTAGGAAATATGGTTGGCTAGATACTTATGGGTTCACCAAGGCCATGGGAGAGATGTTACTGAATAGTGTAGGAGGCGATTTCCCAGTCGTCATCCTTGGTCCTAGTGTCATTGAAAGTACATATCAAGATCCTTTCCCTGGATGGATTGAAGGAAATAGGTAA